atagaaaaatttagaaaaattgaaaatcatttgatatgttattgagacacatcaagattaacggtttatttaataacgtaaatcttgatgtgtctcaataacatatcaaataattttcaaaaaatttatggatgatctatacgatataaactttcaatctaacagtgaatttcgtaaaattcatattcggtagatcacttgtccacgagGTGGTCCACCATAGGATTAGCCAACAAATTAATAACACAAAAAATGAGTGAACTATAATATTATGCATTGTAAGAGCATCTTATACGTGGAAAAGCTTAGAATCCTAGCGTGACTAGTGTGTCATTTTGGCATTATTCATCACTTTCATCCTTTTGCCAtgtttctcttttctttcttaattccaattaattaattaatcatatatcGTTGGTCATAAGCAAAAGACAAATATGTTAGCGTATATTTGTAGTGCAAATTAAGTAATTTGAGTCCCAAGATTGGGAAGACATTCGCCAAACTTTAGGGTGCTGTAGGATTAACTAAAGGAAAGGTGATGAAAAGAGACATAAAAGAAaccaaaatcataaattaaaataacttaAGAGATAAGGTTtctttatgcttattgttaGATACCAACTTTTAAACATGGGTTCTAATTTTTTGTGCAATATCTAACATAAACAAATGTGATTTTGATTAATAGAATACGGCATCACTATACTCACATATATAGTATATTGATTTGATtgattctattaaaattatatggcTGACCTTCTTAACAAAAAGCAAATGTAATATTTTCCTAAATAGttaaaaattgatattcttATCTttctaaatatttaaaaacatgttaatTATTGATCTAGCGAGGGAGGTGGTGTATCCGTAAACACATTTTGATGATTAAGTTAATATTTGATTAAGTGTAGAGCGAAAGacttgtcaaaataaaatatgtatcaATTCTTAGTCAGATTTACTTACATCGCGGTTGAATTTTAAATTAGTATGGGTTGGGAAGGTAAACTAGTATGGGCTGACATGTAGCACATAAGCATATCTTTTAAGGGAGATAGGATCCTCTCCGATGAAAAACTCTCAAGTTTTCTCTCTATTAATAAAACACATTCTCTCACTTTTTCAATGAACGACCACGATCACACACGAGAAAAAATAACAGGAGGCAATCTCCTCCCCTTTTTAGGTATAGTCTATTAATTTCGTATTGAGCTTTTTTTGAAACGATCACTAGTATTTTTTTACCTAACGAAAACATAATACTATCTAAGATaaacactatatatataaacttaTCATCACACTCATGTGATTTCGTATCGACTTCGATCCACtccgaaacaattattttattttttcaaaaatacatgTTACTTACTTTCTTTGTCCTACAATATTTGTCACATTTGATCATTTTACATAGATTAAAAAAACATGttaaacaaaagaaagataatGATGATTTTACCTAATTACCCATATAATCTATTGATGCATTTTCAttatcatataaatataaattagagagtacaattacaaaataaacaattaattgTAGTTGCATTGAAACCGGTTGGATAGAAGTACTAGTACTATCTATCTTATCTATCCATGCTTGGATACTATAAACTTACAATGACATGCATTCACATAATGATGCAAAAGTGAGCACTAGTCACAcaattttgtatattttgaggTGGTTCGAATATTATTATGTGACGAGAAACATGTGAAACCGCATATCTAAGCATGCACGTGAAAACTCATCTAAACTTGAATGAAGACCATAAGCAAAGGGGAGAGAGAAGTTAGAAAATTGAAACTCGTGTGATTGTAACAACTTATTTTACTATtggaaacttttaaaaaatggaATTTGAATTCCCATCATCAACGTGATCACACATACGGGATATCCAAATTTCAAATACGAGAAGCTGATTttaactaatattattatttgttttgtcaaaaaaaaaactaatattattatagaCCAAAGTACATAATAATGACCCcgtcctttttattttttttaatatgtgtaaaTTAGTTTAGTAGTAGTTCGGTGATTTATTATATAGAAAACCATAATTGACTTAATAATAAAGACATTATTAGCATTATTGACTTTTTGAGGTTTTTTTGGACTGTCCTACACGTATTATTATTTTGCTTGGCTTAGCTATCAATGAAATTTGACCTTTCTCTAATTTGTAGTTGTAGTTGTAGTCATGAACTTTAATAGTACTAAGTCTTAAAAATGGCAGACTCTTAGCCACAACATTAGAGATAATATAAATGTGTCCAAATTTAACAGCAACAGCTACCTATGATTAAGTGGAAAGCTGCTTAACATTGGCACCTGGATGGAGTTAACATACATCAtagcaaaattattattttttataatcaaatcaaatgtttgttttatatttatagttagacaaatattaaataattttttagaagCACTTGTTAAGAACCATTGAATTCAACTCGAACCAATTGAAAACATTTTGCCACATAGCAAAATGATACTCTTCACTTTCTAACTCATCCGGACACCAAAAACTCTCCACTTAGAGAGATTTTTCTCgtacatttaattaatttatctaaCGTATATAATAGAATTCTTTAtttgtttatgatttattttatataaaaattgaaattgtttaTGTGTCAATaatgtttatttaaaattatataattacttatttatttttttaatatataaattataaagtattacaaaataatttagaaaatatGTATTTGTTTAACAAAGTAATTTTCTCATTTGAATATGAAATAcatcttattatattattatgaagTGTTTatcaaatgataaaataatgttattggtttgtttgtttgttttaaatcATCTTTGTAGATTCATGAGAATAAAATGATAATGTTCTAGACTAGGCCTAATTAAGGCTGGCCCAACATCGAGCACGACCCAATCCACTACGATGTTAAGGACGGTCCAAAAGAGTACGACCTTATCCGTTTAGGTTAGAAGACGTGTGTGAACCATGTGCTCCTCCCTCGAGGACACATCATTATCCAAACCTATCTATTATCCTTGATCAGCGGAACGATTTGACCCAGGATGACGAGCACGAACGGTTCATCCGTACTTCCACGTAGAAGTCGTAGTCATCCATTATGAGCAGATAAACTCGTCTTGTTATAGAGACCTTTGGCCCAACATTGGGGCAGTATATATACCCTCCTCTATAGGAGGGTCGGGTATTCAATTCTACTCACTCACTTTCTAATTTGTACCtctactgacttgagcgtcggagctACTGCAAGTATAACCCCCCTTGTGGATTGCTCAACTTTCGGACATGCTAGCTGGCCATCTGATTTCCTAATCCAGGTACGAtcaaatagaaaacaacatttgcATGGTTGTTTCAagtttgttaaattttattcttgaatataaaagattactagaaaaagaaaaactttttcAAGGGAATACAAATTTATATAAAGATGAGAATAAACTCATTTGTAACTACTTAacaattaactttttttattataaagtttcccaaaatatttaaatttaaccAAATGCATTTTCTTAGAAATCTAGGCAATAAAATTTCCATATATCTTAATCtatttccaaaaaaattattccaaaattacatttaataGACTTGAAACAGACACCCTCTATGTGTTTATTACCTCGTCTTTATCATATCCTACAAACCAACCGGACCTTAAATCTTTTTCTTAAATTTCTTGAGATAGTTTTTTTTGCCCCGGAAAAAAAGTCCCAAATTTCTTTGGTATCATAATTGGTCTCTCAAAAACGTTGCTGGATGGATGTAGTCcaatcaaaaaaatttatggtgAACAATGAAAGTAGTTCTTTGAAGAACAATTACGAGAGAGAAGAATCTTCTTAAATATTTACATGttaaaaaactaaagttttaaacttgggtaccaaaatcatttttgacattttttaaaaatattggcTGTAATTTATAATCCAGTTAGAATATTAGTAGAGGTTTATatgtttctctttttcttttttgactaaGAGGTTTACCCCTTCCttttgaataataaaatatgCTAAATTGCCGGTACATAATTTTTTGccaataataatatttcaataatattgtacccaaaaaaaataaaaaccaatgAGAGCTACTTGTGGAGAAATATGAGTCAGTAAACATTAAATAATAATCACCATCTTCAAAAAGTTTCAGTTGAGGAATGAGGAGGCACATGCTTTTGCTTTTGTTTTcaaatcaactaataaaaaaaaatgaatgataaCAAAATTCTAACAACCACACAAAAAATGTAGCTTCTACTTTTTgacaaacattttaaaaattagttaggttttaacaacaaattactataaatatttttacgCCTTAAAACTATTgggtttggtctagtgataaaaatttatatagtaTGCTAGAAATTTTGAGTTAGATTTTCAgctcacaaaaaaaattatttaaaaaaaacaaattatgataataataataatagaacaGATGATTATggtgtaaccaaaaaaaaaaaataagaacaaatgATTATGAAagttttaacaatttttttcgtTGGTTGAATTTTTAAAGATGATTTAGCATATTTTTAGGGAGGGAAATCAGTGTACTTATGATTTAGCAAATTTGAGCTTATCTTTAAACAAGCTCTTGAGTTTGCTActcctctttttcttttctttttttaaaaaaaaaaagattatatgaGATATATTTTTATACGAAAAAATATTCTtcgcaaaatatttttttttgtgagaagTTCTTGATTTAAATTCTGACTTCTACGTATATTATACGATATCTTTACCAGTTGAGTTTTGTTTAAAAGGACAAATAatatcttattttaaatataaatctaaaatatacttaaatataatttttttaaaaaatatatatatattttcacatATTATTCTCAACcaaattgttcaatttttggtatataattatcttgaatatatatatatcattaaatTATTGAGACGTTTTTtatgacaaataaattattGAGATGTTAGAGGCTAGATTAATGGATTTTGATATGCTTTAGGAATTAAATTGATTGATTTCATATACTTTAgagattcaaaaaaaaaaaaaattactttgttttattttaccTCCAACCTAATTCTAAAATACAAACATTTtcttacttatatatatatatatatattgttagcATTGTTGACCACTTAGTACTTCCTAGTTTCTACATAAGAAGCTGCAACAAAGTCCAAAAACACCTTAATTTCAATGATCATGTTTTGATCAttgcaaacaaaaacaaacacaaagttaCAATCTTTTCACACAAGGGTTTGTTTCTCACCTTCAAAATTTCAATCTTTTTGATTAAAAGAATCTTGGGTTTACTTTAAAAGATCTGTATTTCAAAACCCAGTTGcaaatttctcattttgaaAGATGGGTGTTGGAAATCAAGATGCAATTAAGCAGTTGCAGTGTTTAATGGAAAATGGTATGttcaaaagattcaaattcagtTTGCATTATTCTGTTTTGCTATGATCTCTTTTGATCACTGATAAAAGgttcttattttgttttgtttcttgttgCAGTGGATGAGCAATTGAAGATCACATTCAAGGTTTggatttttaatattctttgtttttgtttgatcTTGGTTTGGAAGTTTTGTGATTCATGATCTGCAACCtgttttgtttaaaataaaaaagctttttttttttaatccgtTTTTGCTACAAAATTGATCTGGATATGGATTTGGATTTCTGGTACCTCACAGTTGTAAAGGGTAAATCTTGATGTTTAAAATGAAACCTTAAGAGAGTAAATCATGCTTAATTTTAGGGATTATGCACGTCAGCATTTTTTATTGTGCTATtggtgatttatttttattatgtaattttttggGCTTAATTTTAGGGATTGACTTTTTTGAGTTTATTGGCTTAAGTACTTGTGAGTCTACTTGAGAGAATTTGTGAtgacaacttatgacatgtatataagctgtttttagtttattttcgtAAACTctccaggatagcttatgaaatcTACTAATtgcttatttaaaaataatttgattatgttgtttatccaaacaaggccTTACATATCAAGAGtaaataatttgtttgtgtCTTAGTATTTGCATCATGAGATTTTTTGCCCTGAAACCTTTCTCTTTAAATTTCAGAATATCCACATGGGATATCCTGCTGAAACATTAGCGCGATTTCTCAAAGCTAGGGACGGAAATGTTGCCAAAGCTCATAAAATGGTTAGTTAAATCTTTTAGATGGAATTTCATCTATGTtgattactcttttaattcatttgagttttaatCTATTTATATCCTTTGCTGATAATTTAAACTGTTGCAGTTAATTGATTGCTTACATTGGAGAGTGGAAAATGAGATTGACAAAGTTTTAGCAGTGAGTTCTCTCTTTCCgcagttttttcttcttctgaatTTAtctgtttttctagttcaactTTTAATCGGTTAGGAGCTGAATTAATGAATAGCTGAATTGGTGAGAGACAAATGGAAATAAGAACTTTCATAATGGTGTTGATTTGAGCTTTTCCTTTTTGTATTGCAGAAGCCAATCCCAGCGGATTTGTACAAAGGTGTGCGAGATTCTCAACTCATAGGAATGTCTGGTTACACAAAAGAGGTACTCATGTTTTAGATATATATCTTATAACAACTTTTGATCTTGTATATAAATTTAAACTAGATTAATACTTGCACGTCTGCagttgataaataaatattattaaaactcAAAAGGTGCGATAATTGAATGAACTTTGTTATAATAATGTTAatagtgtcaaaataaattgaatgaaACTTTGCATGTTTTTAAAGGAAACTTTTGTTTTTGAGTTATTATAAGCTACTTATAATTTAATGTTGTAGCATGTAATGAAAAGAGATGTGTCCAATTTTGTAATGTGAATGCACTCTTCAGATTGAATAGATAGATTTTATATTATGATAACAAGAAATGACGAATGATATATTTATACATGACGAATGGCACAATTTctaatttctttcaattttggaTGAATTATGCCAGGGCCTACCAGTTATCGCTATTGGCGTTGGGCTCAGTACATATGACAAAGCATCTGTAAGGATCTCATCATACTGTCTCTTTTCATCGCATCATTAAAATATGACACATAAACTGCACAATATAATTTATTGTCGATGTTTGCATCCGACATTAATATTTGATATTAAATTGCcagttatttttctttttcaggaGAAATACTATATACAGTCACACATCCAAGTGAACGAATATAGGGATCGGGTGATCTTGGTGAGTATCTAACTGTTTGATTATTTCTATAAACTCTCTTTACAAACTTCTTgcttatttgaaatttttattttagccAACAGCTACAAAGAAGCACGGAAGATATATTGGCACCTGTGTGAAAGTCTTGGATATGACTGGTTTGAGATTTTCAGCACTCAACCAATTAAGGGTATGTTAGCAATGTTAATGTCACTTCAATTGATCCCTTCATGCGTGCTTTGATGCTCTTTATAGTTGACAATTTGTGTTTAACCGCCTTTTGCAGCTTTTGACAGCTATATCTACAATAGATGACTTGAACTACCCTGAAAAGACCGACACATACTATATAGTTAATGCGCCATATGTATTCTCTGCATGTTGGAAGGTTTGTGCATCTCTTACTGTTTCATAATcataattcaaaattcaaagattaaCAACTGAAATCTTTTTacttcaataataatttgaaggTTGTAAAGCCTCTTTTACAAGAAAGAACAAGGAAGAAAGTCCAGGTGCTACAAGGCTGTGGGAAGGATGAATTACTCAAGGTAATGATAAATCTAGTTTTACTCGTTTATCTTTCATATTTATCCTAATTTGTCATTAGGAAGTTGTCAAATAAGTGGTGAATGGTGATAGCGATGCTATAGCATAGTAGATTTTGAACTTATCGCTATTGTTCTGCGATACACTATAGCATATTGTAGTAgcatagtggaatttgaacaaaacgCTCTTTTCTACAATCTGCAATTACAAGAAGTTCGAAATACTCAAAATAGTTCTTTTCAAAACATGTTATCAGGTAATGGACTATGCATCTCTCCCACACTTTTGCAAAAAACAAGATTCCAAGTCATCAAGACATAATGCAAGCGGATCAAATATCGAAAACTGTTTCGTCTTCAATCATGTCTTCCATCAACAACTCTATAACTACACAAAGCAACAAGCTAACTTTGCAGAATCAAGATCACCAATGAGACAAGGATCTTTCTATGTAGAGATACCAGAGACAGCTCCCGAGGATGCTAAAATAGCCAAAACCATTGAAGTTGAGTTTCACAAATTGGAAAATCAGAATAATGGAACCATTGAAGTTGAGTTTCACAAATTGGAAATTCAGAATAATGGCTTTACCAACTCGCGAAAAGGTGTTGCGGTTAATGGACATTGAGAGAAAGCTTGTGAAGATTCTGAGGCACTTTTTATTTCTTCATTGCtttatgaaattatgaaatatatatCTATTTGACAAGAAAGGTTATACCTATTGTTTAGAAGGGTTATACcaggttattattattagatgTAATATTGTAATGTTTGCATCAACTCAGATGCATATATATTCAGACACAAACTTTAATCTAATTTTGATAACCACTTTGGATGATGAggatatgatatatgatatgatatttattttatatagaaaatatgGCACCATATTATATAATTGCTATAATATTGATGCACTGTTGTTCCTTGTTATCCTTGCTATAAAAGTTGGACTCAAATGTGAAGTTTCTTTAAGATTCTTTCATCTAGttcacaaaatttctatttcacAATTTGACTGGTAAAGTATAtaatttatatagaaaaataaaataaattgttatatttttttaaaattattaaaaaattatttataccttaattacttttaatggaggataaaatattttaacttacCAACATTCTCTTTAAATAAGGGAAAACAAATACTAGTACtaatttggtttaaaaatattatattagaaCATGTGATAATTtctaatatacaaaatatatccaATGACAAgcaatataaatcataaaaataagaattataatattattattcaaaactgaaattaaattaataagtaATTTATAGTGAGTTGAACCTTTTTTCCCTACAAACcttgtttatatatattataaatttcacatatttttctgatcaaaattatacttcttttttttttatttttcaaaggaAATTATACTTTTGTATGTGGTGTATAAtgcataattttcaaaataaaagaaaaatgcatactatgattaaaatatcaataatcTCACAATGTAATAGGTCCCAAAATatcaataatttcaaaataaagaataatgcATATACTatgattaaaatatcttctAGGTTAAGTGTGATGCAAACACTTTACTGTGCTTTCACTTAACTTTTTCTCATACATATAGGTCCCATGAAAGGGTTCAATCCACCTGTCATGAAAGCTTAATATCAGCAGAAAAAAAGTACaaatagatttt
This portion of the Trifolium pratense cultivar HEN17-A07 linkage group LG3, ARS_RC_1.1, whole genome shotgun sequence genome encodes:
- the LOC123912892 gene encoding SEC14 cytosolic factor-like codes for the protein MGVGNQDAIKQLQCLMENVDEQLKITFKNIHMGYPAETLARFLKARDGNVAKAHKMLIDCLHWRVENEIDKVLAKPIPADLYKGVRDSQLIGMSGYTKEGLPVIAIGVGLSTYDKASEKYYIQSHIQVNEYRDRVILPTATKKHGRYIGTCVKVLDMTGLRFSALNQLRLLTAISTIDDLNYPEKTDTYYIVNAPYVFSACWKVVKPLLQERTRKKVQVLQGCGKDELLKVMDYASLPHFCKKQDSKSSRHNASGSNIENCFVFNHVFHQQLYNYTKQQANFAESRSPMRQGSFYVEIPETAPEDAKIAKTIEVEFHKLENQNNGTIEVEFHKLEIQNNGFTNSRKGVAVNGH